The genomic region CGAGGAGCAGCTGGTCGCCTTCGCCCGGCTGCTGGTGCGCGACGTGCGCGTGGTGGTGCTCGACGAGGCCACCGCCCGGATGGACCCCGTGACCGAGGCCCGCGTCGTGCGCGCCGCCGACCGGCTGCTCGCCGGCCGCACCGGCCTGCTGGTGGCCCACCGCCTGGGCACCACCGAGCGGGCCGCGCAGGTGGCCGTGCTCGAGGCCGGCCGGGTGGTGCAGCAGGGGCCGCGCGCCGCGCTCGCCCGCGAGAGCGGGGCGTTCCGCGACCTGCTCGAGGCCTCCGCGCACGAGCAGTCGCACGAGCACGACCACGACGACACCCACGCCGCGGCACACCAGGCCGCGCGCGACGCCGACCTCGGCAGCACGCGGCGTACGGGCGAGGCGCCGGCGCAGCCGACCCTGCGCGCGCTGCCCAGCCTGACCCGCACCGTGTGGAACGCGCTGCTGGTCGAGCCCCGGTGGGGCCTGCTGGGCGCGCTGCTCTTCACCTTCTCGGCCACCACGGGCGCCTTCGGCGCGGTCACCGGCTGGATCTGGGGCCTGCTGGTCGAGGACCTGCAGCAGGGCGGGCGCCCGTGGGGCCTCGTCGGCGCGCTGGTCGTCTCGCTGATGGTCGCGCCGCTGCTGCTGGCGTGGGCCTTCAAGGTCTACCCGCGCTGGTGGATCGCGGTGATGCTGCGGGTGCGCGCCACGGTGCTGCAGGGCCAGACCGAGCAGCAGCGGCTCGTCCGGACCCCGCCGGGCGAGGTGGTGGCCCGGGCGATGGACGCCGACCGGCTCGCCCGGTACGCCGACCGGTGGGTCGACTTCGTCAACGGCCTGGTCATCGTGGCGCTGACCTCGGTGCTGGCCCGCAGCCTGCTCGCCGGCGCGGTGCTGCTCGCGGTGATGGTCACCTCGGCCCTGGCCTCCTCGCTCGGGCGCCGGGTCGCCGGCCGCTCGGCCGCGGCCTCGTCCGCGGCCCGCGCGCGCTTCGGCCGCTCGCTGGTCTCGGCGCTGGAGTCGGTGCGCACCGTCAAGCTCGCCGCCGCGACCCCCGACGTCCACCAGCACCTGCGCGACGTCGACCACGGTCGCGTCGAGGCGGCGGTCAAGGAGCACCGGGTGCAGGCGCTGCTCGACGGCGTGCCGATCGTGATGGTCCAGCTGGGCTTCGTGGCCGCCTGGGCGGTCTACGTCGCCGGCGGCTGGGGGCTGGCCACCGCACTGCTGGTCGGCAACGCCGTCGCCGGCTTCGACTGGTTCGGCCGGGTCGCGGGCTCGGTGGTGACCGAGGCCCCGGGCACCCGGGCGTGGCTGCACGAGACCAGCCGCCTGGCCGGCGGTGGCGACCTGATGGCCGAGCCGCCCGGCGTCGACCTGGTCGCCGGGGACTCCCCCGCGCCGGCCGTGCCCGCCCGGGAGGCGCTGCGCACCCTCGAGGTGCGTGGCCTCAGCGCGGTGCACGACGACGGCACGGTCGGTGCCCACGGCATCGACCTGCGCGTCGAGCGCGGCGAGCTGGTGCTGCTGCTGGGCCAGGTCGGCTCCGGCAAGTCCAGCCTGCTCTCCGCGCTCGCCGGGCTGGTGACCACGCGCGGCGAGGTGCGCTGGAACGACCGGGTGCTCGCCGACCCCGAGACCGAGCTGCGCCCCGGCCGGGTCGCCCACGTGGCCCAGGGGCCGCGGGTGCTCTCGGGCACCTTCCGCGACAACATCCGCCTCGACCACCCCGACCGGCAGGTCGAGCCGGCGGTCGCCGGCGCCCGTCTGGAGCGCGACGTGGCCGAGGCCGGGGGCGCCGACTCCCTGGTCGGGCACCGCGGCGTACGGCTGTCGGGTGGGCAGGTGCAGCGGGTGGCCCTGGCGCGCGCGCTGGCCTGCGACGCGGAGGTGCTGCTGGCCGACGACGTCTCCTCGGCGCTCGACGCCGCCACCGAGATCGAGCTGTGGGAGTCGCTGCGCGAGCGCGGCACGACGGTCATCGGCGCCACCTCCAAGACCGCCGCCCTGGCCCGCGCCGACCGGGTCGTGGTGCTGGTCGACGGCACCGTGGCCGCCACCGGGCCGTGGTCGCAGCTGGCCCCCCGCTGGCGCCACCTCGCCGGCTGACCCCCTCGCCGACCCGGCCCGAACTTCGCGCTGACCCGGCCTGAATGTCGCGTCGAGTCGGCCCGAACCTGCCCACGGGAGGTTCGGGCCGGGTCGGGGGGAAGTTCGGGCCGGGTCGGGGGGAAGTTTGGGCCGGGTCGGGGGGAGATCTGGGCCGGGTCGCGCGGGGAGGTGAGGTCCGGGGGCGGGGTGCGTGGCAGTCTCGAGGCCATGAGCCTCCACGTGGTCGTCGCCGGGTCGTCCGGCTTCCTCGGCACCCACCTGCGCCAGGCGCTGCGCGAGCGCGGGCACCGCGTCACCCGGCTGGTGCGCAGCCCCACCAGCGAGCAGGACGCCTCGACATGGGACCCGTACGCCGGCGTGGTCGACCGCGACCTCGTCGGTGGCGCCGACGTGGTGGTCAACCTGGCCGGGGCGCCGCTGATCGGCAACGTGCACTCCGACAAGTGGGCCCGTGAGGTCCGCGAGAGCCGGGTGCGCACCACCCGGCTGCTGGCCGAGACGATCGCGGGGTCGACCCGCCCCCCGGCGTACCTGGCCGGCAACGGCATCGCCTTCTACGGCGACCACGGCGACCAGCCGCTCACCGAGACCTCCGAGAGCCGCGGCGACGCGCTGCTGACCGACGTGAGCCGCGAGTGGGAGGCCGCGGCCGCCCCGGCTGCGGCGGCCGGCTCGCGGGTGTGCGTGCTGCGCACCTCACCGGTGATGGACCGCCGCAGCCCTCCGATGAAGCAGCTGGTGCCGCTCTTCAAGCTCGGCCTCGGCGGCCGGCTGGGCAGCGGACGCCAGCACATGGCGATGATCTCGCTGCGCGACTGGGTCGGGGCCGTGGTGCACCTGGCCGAGCACGACAGCGCCGCCGGGCCCTTCAACATGTGCTGCGAGACGACGCCGACCAACGCCGAGTTCACCGAGACCCTGGCCTCGGCACTGCACCGGCCCAGCTTCGCGACCGTGCCCGCGCCGCTGCTGCGCGTGGGCGCCGGCAAGATGGCGCCCGAGCTGCTCGGCTCGCTCAACGTGCGCCCCGAGGCGCTGCTGGCGGCCGGCTACACGTTCCGCGACCCCGACGTCGCCGCGGTCGTGGAGACCGGCCTCGCCACCCGCGACTGATCCCTCACCAGCCCAGCGGGCGCACCGACGCCATCTGCCACCCGTCGCCGCTGCGCCGCAGCACCAGCGCCCGGGCGGTGGGCCGGTCCTGCGGCAGCACCCGTCGTACGCCGCTGCCGACGGCGACGGCGCCCACCAACCGGTCGGTGACCCGCAGGACCAGCCGGCGACCCTCGTCGTGCACCACCTCGAGAGCCAGCACCTCCACCGCCATCCCCCGCACCCGCAGACCGCGCTCGAGCCACGCGTCGAGCATCCGCAGGTCGCGTGCCCCGGCCAGCGAGCCGGCGGTGTAGAGGTCGGCGAGCCCGTCGCGGTCGCCGCGGCGCCAGACCGCCGCGCGGCGCTCGTCCCACGCGGCCAGCACCGCCCGGGCCCGCCGCTCCCCCGGCCCCTCCGCCGAGCCGGCTGCCGCCGGAGCCACGGGCTGTGGCCCGGCCGCGGCCGGACCGGCCAGGAGCACCAGCAGAGCGGCCGCAGCAAGGGCATGGACGAGCCGGGACGAGAAGCGCATGACCTCCTCCTTCCCCACCGGGCCAGCGCCCACCACGCTGTCCACAGGCGTAGGCTCGCGGACATGAGCGAGGCGGCGTACGAGCAGGAGAGCGTGCAGTTCGAGGTGGCCGGCCTGGGGCCCGACGCGGTCGACTACCTGTCCGCCTGGGAGCTGCAGCGCGAGGTGCACGCCCAGGTGGTGGCCGGTGAGCGACCCGGCTCCGTGCTGCTGCTCGAGCACCCCCCGACCTACACTGCGGGCAAGCGCACCGAGGCCCACGAGCGCCCCCTCGACGCCGGTGGCGCGCCGGTGATCGACGTCGACCGCGGCGGCAAGATCACCTTCCACGGCCCCGGCCAGCTGGTCGCCTACCCGATCGTGGCGCTGCCCGACCACGTCAAGGTCGTCGACTTCGTGCGCCGCATGGAGGAGGCGATGATCGCCACCTGCACCCACTTCGGGGTCGAGACCGCCCGGGTGCCGGGGCGCAGCGGTGCCTGGCTGCGCGCCGACGAGCGGGCCGGCGAGCGCAAGATCGGCGCGATCGGCATCCGCGTCAGCCGCGGGGTGACCATGCACGGCATCGCGCTGAACTGCGACGTCGACCTCGGCTGGTACGACCGCTTCGTGCCCTGCGGCATCGCCGACGCCGGGGTGACCACCCTGAGCCTGGAGACCGGGCGGCGCGTCGGCGTCGAGGAGGCGCTGCCGGTGCTGCGCACCCATCTCGCCGAGATGCTGGCCTGGGACGACTACCGCCCGACCCCTGACTACGAGCCGCGCCCCGAGCCGGGCCGCGCCCCGCGCATCGAGCTGGTGACGCCGGGCGGGTGACCCGCCCCGACGGCGCGTCGCGAAGGTAGAGCGGCGCGGCTCTGCCACGCTCGCGCCGTGAGCACGACGAGCGGCCCCGCGGCCGGCCCCGGGCACGACCTGGTCATCGAGACCTCAGCGCTGCGCAAGGAGTTCCGCACCCGCAAGGGGCGGACCCGGGTGGCGGTGCAGGGCCTCGACCTCGCGGTGCCCGCCGGCGGCGTGCACGGCTTCCTGGGCCCCAACGGGTCGGGCAAGACCACGACCATCCGGATGCTCCTGGGCCTGGCCCGCGCCACCAGCGGCACGATGCGCCTCTTCGGGCGCCCGGTGCCCGACGAGCTGCCGGCTGTGGTCGGTCGCGTCGGTGCGGTCGTGGAGTCGCCCAAGTTCTCCCCGAACCTGACCGGTCGGCAGAACCTGCTGCTGCTCTCGCGCTCGATCGGCGCGCCCGACACCCGGGTCGACGAGGCGGTCGAGACCGTCGGGCTGACCGGGCGCGACGGCGACCGGTTCCGCTCGTACTCGCTGGGCATGAAGCAGCGTCTCGCGATCGCCGCCACGCTGCTCAAGGACCCGGCGCTGCTGATCCTCGACGAGCCGACCAACGGGCTCGACCCGGCCGGCATCCGCGAGATCCGCGACACCATCCGCGACCTGGGCGAGCGCGGCGTGACCGTGCTGCTCAGCTCGCACATCCTCGCCGAGGTGCAGCAGGTCTGCACCTCGGCCACGATCATCGGCAACGGCCGGCTGCTGGCCTCCGGCACCGTGGCCGACCTGCTGGCCGCGGGTGCGGCGTACCGGGTCGAGGTGGCGGCGCCCGGCGAGGCCAGACGAGTGCTCGAGGCGGCCGGGCACCCGACCACCCACGGGCCCGACGAACGCTCGTTCCTCGTCGAGACCGAGCAGCCGGCCGAGGT from Nocardioides salarius harbors:
- a CDS encoding ATP-binding cassette domain-containing protein; translated protein: MTDLGAHPAPLQTPPPTDPPAQRRPVDWRRMRSPWAVLALLGSLLGAIGTAAGSAVAGRLAEDASVALVWLLALCVVGAAVLDSLGRTVWAGVTDRAEGQLRADLLDAAMLQPLAALDEQAVGEVLDRVDDDTHEVGSLLRQSVWMAIRTLLASGPLWLVAGLTWWPAFILFPLAGVAAVAVVRPLLPQISERKVVEEIAWTDHAAAMEEGVAARDDLRTSLGQAHLVRRCTELAATVHARFAEVLQLESQVGRRTGTLLHGMLAGTAVVGVALVLGDRLGTAALVTLFLVTTTFVGQVDQLARQLPDLQAGFGAVLRLRQLMGAEAEPTGGEPLPTGPLDLELRDLHFSYGTGPFALQGVELRVPAGTTCALVGRTGSGKSTLASLVSRAVDPEPGSVLLGGRDVLDLDLQALRSAVGVVTQRTEILAGTLAENIALFAGGSRAAVEGAVAELGLDSWVSGLPRGLDTPLGPGGTTLSSGEEQLVAFARLLVRDVRVVVLDEATARMDPVTEARVVRAADRLLAGRTGLLVAHRLGTTERAAQVAVLEAGRVVQQGPRAALARESGAFRDLLEASAHEQSHEHDHDDTHAAAHQAARDADLGSTRRTGEAPAQPTLRALPSLTRTVWNALLVEPRWGLLGALLFTFSATTGAFGAVTGWIWGLLVEDLQQGGRPWGLVGALVVSLMVAPLLLAWAFKVYPRWWIAVMLRVRATVLQGQTEQQRLVRTPPGEVVARAMDADRLARYADRWVDFVNGLVIVALTSVLARSLLAGAVLLAVMVTSALASSLGRRVAGRSAAASSAARARFGRSLVSALESVRTVKLAAATPDVHQHLRDVDHGRVEAAVKEHRVQALLDGVPIVMVQLGFVAAWAVYVAGGWGLATALLVGNAVAGFDWFGRVAGSVVTEAPGTRAWLHETSRLAGGGDLMAEPPGVDLVAGDSPAPAVPAREALRTLEVRGLSAVHDDGTVGAHGIDLRVERGELVLLLGQVGSGKSSLLSALAGLVTTRGEVRWNDRVLADPETELRPGRVAHVAQGPRVLSGTFRDNIRLDHPDRQVEPAVAGARLERDVAEAGGADSLVGHRGVRLSGGQVQRVALARALACDAEVLLADDVSSALDAATEIELWESLRERGTTVIGATSKTAALARADRVVVLVDGTVAATGPWSQLAPRWRHLAG
- a CDS encoding TIGR01777 family oxidoreductase; the protein is MSLHVVVAGSSGFLGTHLRQALRERGHRVTRLVRSPTSEQDASTWDPYAGVVDRDLVGGADVVVNLAGAPLIGNVHSDKWAREVRESRVRTTRLLAETIAGSTRPPAYLAGNGIAFYGDHGDQPLTETSESRGDALLTDVSREWEAAAAPAAAAGSRVCVLRTSPVMDRRSPPMKQLVPLFKLGLGGRLGSGRQHMAMISLRDWVGAVVHLAEHDSAAGPFNMCCETTPTNAEFTETLASALHRPSFATVPAPLLRVGAGKMAPELLGSLNVRPEALLAAGYTFRDPDVAAVVETGLATRD
- the lipB gene encoding lipoyl(octanoyl) transferase LipB; its protein translation is MSEAAYEQESVQFEVAGLGPDAVDYLSAWELQREVHAQVVAGERPGSVLLLEHPPTYTAGKRTEAHERPLDAGGAPVIDVDRGGKITFHGPGQLVAYPIVALPDHVKVVDFVRRMEEAMIATCTHFGVETARVPGRSGAWLRADERAGERKIGAIGIRVSRGVTMHGIALNCDVDLGWYDRFVPCGIADAGVTTLSLETGRRVGVEEALPVLRTHLAEMLAWDDYRPTPDYEPRPEPGRAPRIELVTPGG
- a CDS encoding ABC transporter ATP-binding protein, which codes for MSTTSGPAAGPGHDLVIETSALRKEFRTRKGRTRVAVQGLDLAVPAGGVHGFLGPNGSGKTTTIRMLLGLARATSGTMRLFGRPVPDELPAVVGRVGAVVESPKFSPNLTGRQNLLLLSRSIGAPDTRVDEAVETVGLTGRDGDRFRSYSLGMKQRLAIAATLLKDPALLILDEPTNGLDPAGIREIRDTIRDLGERGVTVLLSSHILAEVQQVCTSATIIGNGRLLASGTVADLLAAGAAYRVEVAAPGEARRVLEAAGHPTTHGPDERSFLVETEQPAEVTRLLGEAGIWLEGLSAQRQDLESYFLELTAADTLGQTMGQSMGQTGGAA